The sequence ATTCCATGCATACACAAGAGTGCATTTCTTATCATACAACTGTAGGATTGCCTGccagttttgcatttttccaatTCCAGGAATATCTTCTATTTATCTAATATAGAAACATCTAATTCAGAAATTTTTGGTCAAGTGTCTTTTGGATTTCCACAGTGAAGTATTCACTATGTTAATATGCAGTGCTGATAGTCAAGCAAAGTGATTTGGAAAAATGTCTTCTCAGCAAACCAAATACTATCCTTCGTTATTGCAAACTCTGAtcttaaatttcttcttgtagaAGAAACAGCCTCCtatttgaagcaaaaaaaagcagaaaagctctGTGAAGTGCAGTGCATGTGACACACCCCACACTCCTTACAGCTGACCACGGGAAACCTACCTACACTAATAATTTCTCTACTTTCAAAATCAAAAGTAAACTGTTGacctttttcatattttatgatAGCTGAGGAGTACTAGCCCTCCACTATTACTAACATTGTAtttgaataaaagcagaattatggaaaataaattcaaatagaaTTCAAATTATATTGAATAAATTATCAACAAAGCACATAATAAAAACATCAGTGTCGAGGCAATGGATGGGTTGGGGAAGAGTCTTACTGTGACAATATTTACAGTGAAGAGATAGTACACATATCAGGATTTAAGGTGCAAAAGATAGTTACAATCATcattacaaggaaaaaatatttttaatagtacTGGTGTTCATTATAGCAAAACCTACCCTATTTCTAACAGTTGTATGCCTATCTTTCTGTAGAAAAGTAGCAagataaaaaagtatttcagtgcAATATATGAAGGATGCTATGGATCCCTGTGTTAGCACACAATCCTTTTGAACTGGCATAGAGTTTTTTCAGTTAAGTAACAAAACCCAGTTGCAGCTGCACTTGACACTGCACAGGCACGAACACTGTCAGGGTGAGGGTATCACATTTCCATTTGCATCTTCCCCCTTCAGTATTTATTTCTACAGGAGCATAGagagtaagaaaacaaaacaaagggaaatTTTCTTGTACTCTAGGTTTATAAAAAAAGACAGGTGGCTTATGGATGCTCCATCAAGTAAGAGCTTTTAGGGTAAAAAGATGACCTTCTACTTACTGCTTTCTAGTTCTTCCACATTTTTGAAGTTATTCAAGCTGAACAGTTACAACCTCTTTTATTTATCAGAATTAATACACTACAGACATACTAAGCTGCTTctcatacaaaaaaaacccacataagACACTTAACATGTAATGACAAGAATTCAAACTGCATTACCTTTtaaaggcagcagggatgaaAATGTTAGAAACTTTTAAACTCATCCTAGAGATGAGAGAAATAATAGaccacttatttttctttaatgaggGCCTGTGATAGATACAGGCAGTAGTGATAATCAGGCTTCAGAAAAAAGACCTCTGAATCTTAATATATCAAAGATAGAGAGAATTTCCCACCTgcacaatgaaataaaagtataaaaaggCCCATAGAACAATGAAGGTACTTAAAAATTTTACTCATTTTCCAAACAACACTAAGAACCAGAAGCTTAAGTTGTCCCAGATACTTGTGACCAGGGAAGCTATTAATTTGCAGCTGAATCAGAGTATAGGTCAAGAGCTTTTAAGGCAGAGTCACatgcaataaattaattaaaagctaTCCAATCCGGGAAATTTGAAGACTCCTTGTTTTTCACCTCtggtattttttctgctttatttcaacTGCCATGTTTACTGACCTGTGAACTGTCCAACCTGCTGCTGGTATGGATTCTGTGGTTGATCCTGGTACTGGGGAGGAGGCCGTGTCAGATGCcgctgcagctgctgctcctgccgcTGTTTCTCCTAAGAAAGGTCCAATGCAAGATTATTTGAAAACAGATCAAGCTTTTTCCAAGGGCTAACATGGATAAAAACAAGCTCTCTGCATACTTCTATGCACAGCTGGTAAACAaaggggctcctgcagcccctaCACTCACTTCAGACTTTGTTCTCAAGGCTCAAACACAGTCAGTTTGATCTGATGAGTGATGAGACCAGGGTCTCAGAGACATCAGCATGCTCTACAAGAGTTACTGCAGTGCAGGTCTGAAGCCTTTCAAAGATTGAAAATCTGAGATATTAGTCTTCTAATAATCAACAGGCATTTTTAGCAATACTCTAAAGCAAAAAGAGGTACAGATACAAAAAGAACAAAGTgagcatattaaaaaaaccccacatttactttttttggtCTTTATTTCCAAATCAATGTATTTTAGACCACTCATCAGAAATCAATAAAAGCGCAagtcagaaacagcaaaaattgaACATGCAAACATGAAAAGATACACACAAATCCATATTCTCATATATCACTAGAAGATTATGGAAAACTGCAGAAGTAAGTGCATAATAGAAGCCATACAAGTTTTACAACCACTGCTTCAAACCATTTTCTTAGCAACGCACTGATCAACTGAAACAAACCCTACTCATGACACAAAATAATGTGCctcttcaaaataaaagcagattcaACTAATACCTATTTTATGATCAAaccatttgaaaaataaacaaagcaaattttctATTAGGAAACTTTgggggaaaatgaaatttaaagtCTTAAGGGAAATGTTGATGCAGTGACAGTAGACTCAGATCCTCATAGTGTTAACAGCCAACTGACTGCTTTTACAACATGAAATGTATCAGgcacagcatttctgtctcttcttcctCAGATACCTTCAGCCAGACTGAAATTCTGACATAACCAAGTAGTGATACAATGAGTAACTACCTACTTATCCAAAAAGttacacagagcacagcaggggaCAGAAACTCCCTTCCAAGAGTATTGGAGTAAAGACCCAAGCCAGAAGCCTTTACAGAAGAGACTGGTGCAATGTAACAAACAGCAGATACACATCGCTACAAGCTGTTGAGACATGCACAGGAATGAAGAGGGCAGGCTGCTTGACAGAGGCCCGGCTGCTTGCAGGACCAGTCAGACCTGAAAGAGGCTGACCACAGAAGCCAACAAGAGATGCCACAGCTCTGAGAGAAACTAAGAACTGCAGAACCCggcttggggaaaaaaaaattaaaaatacgCAGAATGCCAAGTGAAAAGACGAATTTATAGTGGCAGGGAATGGCACTGGAGCTACCTGAAACTAGAAGTCTCCTGCAAAGTAGAAATCAGCAGATTCAGAAATCTTTTTGTAAAACTGCATCCAGTATCATGTGCAcccaaagaaataaatcaggatGCTAACAAGATCTAGCTTGACTAGGCAGCACAAGGCCAATAAATGTGGCAAATGCAGTATCTAAAGCTGTTCAGGTCCAAGGCAAAGCCACTCCTTATTTGGGACCAGGGTACCTGCACCACTccacaaaaatggaaattacaGAAGTTAGCTGTAGTTACCATAAGCAGTACTTTAATGAAGGTTTTTCACAATGTTGATTTTTATACCAGCAACATGTGCtgacaaagcagaagcaaagagatgggaaaaaaatattttgatgctgTGTTTGAGACACAGTACTTATCATCTCCCTGCTGTTCAGAGAGATCTGACACCTGTTAGGTCCATTATTGTCCTGAGGAAACCTATGAGCCACATCTCTAAAGGCTCTAACAAAGCTCTAATAACCACCATCCACCAGAGATGCAAAAGCACAAGCAGGAGGTCACACCCCATATTTCCTTTCTCCCCACCTGCTCTCAAAGAATACCTGTTTGTTAGCATTTCGGAGAGTAATGATGACTCATCTTTGATGTTTGAGATTAACATAAAAGTCACCAAAGACTGACTGATTTACTAAAAGCTTACAGACCACATAACTCATAGACAAGATGTGATTTTATTGATGATTTGggcattttctttcagtctttaaTAATATAATTCCCTCACAGTAGCCCCTTAGCCCAAATTCTTTTAACCCAAATATCAAACACATATTTATACCAACACTCATGCACTGCCAAACACATTACTATGTTTTGTCTACACTGGCTCCAGAACTGAGGAGGCTTTTTTGTCACCTCTATTGAGACCTCAATTTTATCAAGATGTCTCCAGGTGATAAAAGAGCCATTGGCTAGGACTTGGCACAGCCATAGCTCCACAATCCTGCATATTCTACTAGAACCTTCCCCACAAAATCGGCTTTCATACATTTTCAGTTCAGAGGAGACTCTatcatttccttctttcttaaAGCATCTGATGGGCAACTGATTCATGGAGACCTTAGAGCACTTTTGAGTACCTAAAGAGTGCTTACAAGAAGGCTGGAGGGGGAAGGTATCCCAAAATGGCATGAAGTGATATAGCAAGGGGGAATCCAAGACCTCCATCTGAAGGAGGTTAGGTTCAGATTatatattaggaagaaattatttactgtgagcattggaacaggttgcccagagaagctgtggctgccccatccctggaaatgagAGGgtttcaaggccaggctggatggagcttggagcaacctggtctagtggaaggtgtcactgcccatggcagaggagttgGAATTGAGATGttttttaaggtccttcccaaccaAACTATTCTCTGATTCTAAAACATCAAATGCTATTTCATGcaccaaagcaaagcagcacaaatttaaaaaaactgatAGCTGGCCCCTCTCACCTGTTCTGCCAGCaaatgctgctgcctctgttccATTAGGAATTGCTGCTTCTGTTGCTCCATGAGCAGGTGCTTTTgttgctgctctctctgcttctgctggtCCATCAGCATTTGGTGTTGCTTCAtcactgctgcttgctgctgatAAGCTGAGTTGCTGTGGTTACCTGCCATGGAGACATTTGGAGCCTGGGCACCCACCCCAGGGCCCGAGACAGAAACAGGAACACGaggaacagcaggagcagggttCTGATCCTGCAGAACATAGGGAAAGTGACAAAAGTTACAGAAATGCAATAACTTCTTCACCTGTGAAGCTTCTTATGGAAGTTCAGCTAATTAAAGACAGTCAAATAACCATCTCTATAGCACCAGACACAGAACTGCCAGTTTGGAGCTAGGGTCAGAAGCTCCATAACATTTAGGAATAGAGGCTTTAACTTCAGTCTCAAAGCACTTCATTTCCAGCTCAAACAAGTGAgtacagctctgtgtgctttttttcaGGCAGTTACAAACTGCACTTTGAATACCCCAGCTTCAGTTTACTCTGATAGCAGTTTTTCAAATACTACATTTTCTATTGTCATTATAAAAACCATTTATTTAAATCCTGCCTCTTCTGTCAACATTTCATTCTGCAAATGTTTATGTCTCCCTTCCTAAAGTTGCTTTATATTAATATCAGAGAATTTACTATTTGCAGATGAAGGGGAGAAGGCTTCCACTGGTCAAAATGGGTCTTGAAGTACTTTTCCAGCAATTCCACTATCACCATACACCACAGACAAAAGTACTACTAGAGACAAGTCTAGTATTATTAGTTTTTCTTAAGTCTgcattttttggctttttttttgagACTGGAACTTGggataagcaaaaaaaaaaaaaccatggaaCAATTATCATTCAAAATCTGATACTGCCCTCTTAGTACCAGCAGATCCCTCAAAAATTTGACAGTTTTCATCATTTTAAAGCACAGTTCAGCCTCATCTCTAATTACATGAACAAATGTTATGTTTCAGTTAAGCATTCAGGTAGCACATTCAGCTGCTGGTTCTCACTTTGCAGTTTCATAAGGAATCATGAGCAAAATATAAGGAATGCTGTGCTTGCTGTGTGCAAGCTTTTGAGAAATTCTCCCAAAGCTTTCATCAGCATTTCTGTTAGCTCAATGCAAGTGTGGCAGTGCAGGTGCAAGGTAACCCTCACGTTTTTCAGTGAGGGGAAGATGTGATAGACACAATTGCCTCTCCTCTTCTTCCATCAAAGTGCTGTTAGATTGTTACTTCTGCCAGCTTtcaaagagacttttttttttatgaagctCGCATTGATCTCGAATTTCTATTTGTACACCAGTGTGGTCTTTATCACAGACTAATCAGAGCttttcacagattttctgttttgttgagGGAACATATGACTGGAATTGGATCTCAAACAGCTTTTGCTGGAAGAACTTTAATCCTTGTAACAAATACCTTCCTTTCCAACAAGCCCTCTTGTACGTGCATTGCAGGTACATGTTACAGAATCCCAATGAGTCTCTACTTCCACCCACAACAGAAATTTTAACCTGCAGCATACCTGCAGTAAATGTTCTATATAAGGCAAAGGAGCACCATCTGGAATTTTCTGTTACAGGAAAACCTGAAGCATATGCTTCAAGCAAACAAACATTACCATTATTCATTCTTAATTATATATTTCTCTCTTATGCCATGCTTCCCCAATGCCCAGAGACTTAACCAATAAAAATCCATAGAACTGAAAGACTCCACGGAACACCCAAGAAATCAGGAATGCAGCCCCCACTTCCACCTCTCTGCAAAAGTAGGTCTTTCAGAAGTAAGCCAACTCTGACACAAGTAGGGACTAAAAACAAGGTAAAGAAATCAAAGCTTCTTTGAGAACAGTGTGTAACACTACAGTTTTATACGAGTTATTTTAGTCAAGAAGTTTACAAAGCATCTATTTATCTTTGTAAGTAGAAGCTTCTGTGAGGCACGACATAATTTGTTGCCCACAAAGTATATTAAGCTGGAAATCACACGTTACATGACCTAGAACCCAGTATTAAAAACTGTCCCCAGTGGAAAAAAGATCTCATGATTCTTGTCTAAGATTCTTGTATATAGGATTCTTCTGTTTAAAAtcaatgaaaacatttgaaacTATACCAAGGAATCTGCACTCCGGCCTTACCTACACAACAACCTTAAATCTGCTACTGAGCAAAGGTAATTCAGGACATTCACCTGACCATGTGGCAGTCGGTAGGTGATGTTTCCAGACTTGGGTTTCAACAGGATCATCCCATTCTGGTCGTCACCTACGTGGGACAGTGGTGGCTGCTGGCGCTGTTGGATGTATGCCAGCATGGGAGTCTTGTtctgcccaggcactgccaccccctgcTCACACTCTGCTTTGTAATGGGAAAGAGGTTTGGTGTTCCCATAGTCCAGCATAGAGCCTTGGCTATTCACAGGGGTCTGGTTCAAGCTGTTTTGCTGATGACCCAAAATGTTCACATGGTAattgcctccagctctgggtgagcttttatttcccaaattAGGCATCATGAGCTTCTGATTGTTGAAGTCTGGCTGATAAACAGATGGGCTAGTAGGATTTTCCATGGTATatgggacacccaggggactATGGGAAGACCCAGACTGTGGCCACGTTGACATCTGATTTGTTTGGTGGACTTGTGAAGCTTGCTGCTGGTTCTGCAACATCTGATCTCTCTTCTGCTTGGCAGCAATCTGCTGAAGTTGATGAGCAGAAGACATTTCTTTGGCACTTCCTGCACACTTCCCAGGTAACAATACAGGCCTCTGGATGTTCTGAGAGTGGTTTGATGCCTGCATCATGGGCTGATTAGGATTTTCAGTCATTGACTGACTGGAAGGCTGGAACATAGCCTGAGAACTACTAACCGTTGTAGAAGCGGCACTTACAGGTACAGAAGGAGCACCAATAAATGCTGAACCTGAAGAAGCAGATCTAACCTGGGGAGATCCCAGCTGTTCTTGTTCAAAGGGTGCTGGGGAAAACTCAGTCTTTATGTTAATATCTTGTGGCAATGGAGTCTGTGCAGCTGAATTGGAAGAATCTGCATCTTTTTTGTCTTCAAAGTCATCATTAAAGAGATCCTTCATGTCTTCATCGGGCACTGATCTATTGAGCTCCTCAATAAGTTCCTTCCATTCTTGCTCATTTAGATTAAGATCAGGCATCAGGTTATTCTGAGATATAGAACCCCCTGCAACAGGATTCATACAGGGAAGTTCATCTACAGGCTCCTGCTTCAGCTCTTTGTTCAAACTCAGAGGAAATGAATCATCAGCATCACCACCTCCATTCATCTGCAGGCTGGAATCTGGAAGACACTTCTTGTTGATGCCATCAAGCCCCATTGGATGTTTCCCATTAAGTTGTAAGGTATCACCAGCACCAGATTTCTTGTCAAGATGATGGAGTGGAGACACAGGGGGCATTCCATTGGAAGAACCACTCACTCCCAGGCCATCCTCACGACGCAGCTTCTTGgacacagaaaacacatcacCATAGCCATTCTGCTGGTCTCCATTCTGAGGTGAAGCAGCACTATCAAGCTTTCTTTTCACAGTCTCATGGagctgctgaaaaagaaaaggaatattttagtTATGTAGTTCTATGCTACACAGatccagatttttatttcttaccaGAACTCTGTCTTGCtctgaataaaacatttcagaaaaaaaaaaaaatcaaagattggatctttgttttggaaacattttgttCTACAAGTCAGCACACGAGATGACTTCCTCCCTATAATCTCTTAgggaaatttttcaaaaaaacatGTACTACTTCAAACAGAGACCTCCTTCAGACAAAACTAAAAGCTGCCATATACTctgacaacaacaaaaattgaaaaaacgGCTGTGAACTGGAATTTGTAATGATTTTTCCtattcaaaatgagaaaaatattaaagaatgTTAAGAATCAAATTCTAGatgagaataaataaaaacctatgttttatttcatctaTCACACAGTATAACTGTTCCTTGAGACTGTTTTATAAAAGTctcaaatttaaatatttataaagcagTCTCACacttaaatatttagaaaaagtGAGTAATTCTCTTGTGATAATAACTTTTAGAGAAGAACTATGTATATAAATTTTGTACACAATCACACTTTTGGCACTGAAGCAAAACCAATTTGTCACTTGGCGATCATTGCTTCACACTTGTGGAAAATGCAATTCAGAGTTCAGCCAGTCCTACCACAGCAGAGCAAGTtcattcccttcctcctttctcctgaAGTACTTGCCAGCTGCTCTGACCAGCAGAGCCCCAAGCAGCTCCACACTTGGCCTCTCACAGATGGTGAAGGCACAGATTCTCTTTCTCGTGGTGCCACCTAGAAGCCACCAGCGgctacagcagcagcttcacagcCAGAGCCTGAGCGCCTTTGTTAAActtctccttcctgccagcaTTCTTGCAAATATACAGTTCTTTCTATTGACCTCAAAAGCATCTGAAAGCAGAATTCCTGCACACATCAAAGGTGACTATAAACTTTTCCTTCCCTCGGGTGCATTGTGCaaaaaaatctgagctttgCTGGCGCTGGAACGCTCCACCAACGCAGACAAACCTGTAGGGCAGAGACACAGCTCCAACAGTGCAGGGAGCTTGAAGAGGGAACTGCCATCAGCTCCCGAGCTGGCTGAGACACCCTGGTACATCTCAGCAGGACACTCCACAGGAATCCCCACCCATCTGAGCTGTGGGGTCACTGAACAACAGCCCTCTCACACGGTAGGATAGCAGTTCATTAAACAAACCTCAAGACAAGTATGATTCTTTTCATATTACCTGCAGCCTTCATAAGGCAGTCCACTAACCCCTGGGGAAAACTCTCATccaaggaaaaatgggaaaccTCAAGATCTCAGCATTCAAGCAAGGGGCTGTATGTAGGGCCAGCATATATTATCAGAAGAATTTTACACACTTGCCTGAGCAACAGCATTCTTTGATTTACAGACAGACTGGTTCACAGttaattgtttccatttttttttttgaaccgTCTACAGTGAGCTGAtctttgggggaaaagaaacccCAGATCACCTGTCTAATTCCTGCACAGGTAGCAGCAAAACTCCCATTATTTGTTTAATGCTTGCATAGGTAACagcaaagctttatttttatctgtggGACAGACTCAAGCTTCCCCGAAGACTGTGATCTTCTAGATGGCTCATGGAAATAGCAGCAGAGTAGCAAGATCAGCAGAAGACTGAGTAGGATGAGGTAAGGTGTACATTTGGAGAGGAGGCTGGAACTTGAAATCTCTTAATTTGAACATCAGGTCTCCAGCTTGGAGTAGCAGCTCTCTAGTGaacttttcaaataaacaaCTCGAAAGAataacagaaatttattttttttgtaaaaactacaattacttttaaattaattaatttactttttacaAAAGTAAAAGAAGTGCAAAACAACAGAGAGCAAAAAAGCTCAACTCCATCAAAACATCTGTCTTTCAGCACTTCCCATTGTTTACTTCATACTCCCACCGGGAAAACTGAAGCTCAAGGTGGATGAGTAACTTGCCCAAGGTTATATGATGAGTCAAATTACTCAAAGTTTGGGAATGGGTCCTCTTTAATTCTAAATagttaggggaaaaaacccactccCTGAAAACTTACATCAAAATAATAACTTTGTTTTGTGAGCTACACTCATGGCAGCCTAGAAAAAGATACAGACCAAGATGTTCAGCACAGGAACTCTCATATCTCCACGGGTTTTAACAGTCATAACACTCAGATATCTGATCCTTGGAGACATTTTGACTGTAAGTTGCTAGAGACAAAATCCTCCTTTCACCTAAAACTGTACTCCTTTGGtgaaaaaagagagattaaGTTCCTCCCCAGTTTGTCTGTGTCTATCCAAATAATCTGGTTGGAGGGGGAAATAATAAGCTGCATGTGAGATACAAGTCAGACTGCAAGCTATCTACATATCAAGCTGCTCCAACAGAGTTCTCAAGGCAAGAAAAACCTGTTCTCTTCTGccaaaactcaggaaaaaaaccaaccaacacaCAGCTGAAGTAAAGCATAGCTTGCTACTCACTAAGAAAACcccttcatttccatcctgTAAGGTACAGTGTTCCTCCAGTACGCTGTCCATGGTTTCCTTAGCAGAATCAATCAATTTTATTTGCAACAGTGAGCCTATCATTTCCACTGTCACAAGATCAGATACAGATGTGTCTTCTCATCTCCTCAGTCTATTCAATTTTCCAACAAAAGATGAACTTTCGAGATCACTGCTATCTAGCAGTGCCTAAAAATATTACCCCAAAAGCATTTATCTGAAGTATTTATAGCAACATAGGAACAGTGAAAGGCAGGGGATGTGAGCTAGCCTAGGTCCTTTGgcccaggacaggacagagagCTTGTTCAAAGAGCCACTGAGGGGCCACAGGCTGCACCTCCTCCACATCACATCACCTGAGCTGCATTTTATTCACATGAGCAGAATGCACGGTCCTCAATGTGGTCACAAACACTTCCTTGGCAGGAGCACACATGCCCAACTGAGCACGCCTCATGCACAGAACACAAGCTGACAAAACCCAGGTGCCATCCACAACAACAAAAGGTGTCCAACACAGCAGCCTCTGGCCACGTAGCTCCCATGCTGACAAGGACACAGGCTGCAATGCCAGGGTTGCGTGCCCAGGAAAATGACAAAGcttccagcagaaaatggaGAGCACACAAAGCATTTTGATATATTCAATCCCAGTTTTACCACAATGATGCTCAGCCCTACTGTGGCCTCACTGCAGGGGCAAATTGACTGACTTAGTAAAAGCTGTCCAAAAGCTACTACAGAAGCCCAATGAGAAACCAGAAAAACCTTAAAAACTTCATCTATTGCTCATCTGTTATTACCAGCAGGGTTCAAAACTTCAGaggccagggcagtgctctCTTACTGCCTTGGTGGGAATGGGCATGAATCACTGATCAAAATAGTGGTAACAAAGTTGTTCTGATTGGTTTTGTCGGGTTCTgggttcaggttttttttgtttgtttgtttggtgttggCTATTTTGGTGTGAACTTAATACCTGAAACTAGATTTAGATAATCATCTGAAACCAATGACATTTCAATGTGTTAGAACTTAACAGGCATGAAAGTTTAGTTCACATTGTTTGCTTGAAAGCAAGAAACCCTTTACCATTCAGAACAGCTGAAGTGAGGACAGTCAGTTAAAGTCCTTTCACAAAAAGCCAGTACTTTGAGTCCTGTAACTGAAGATGgtaaatacatacatatat is a genomic window of Ficedula albicollis isolate OC2 chromosome 13, FicAlb1.5, whole genome shotgun sequence containing:
- the MAML1 gene encoding mastermind-like protein 1, which gives rise to MGEVQQLHETVKRKLDSAASPQNGDQQNGYGDVFSVSKKLRREDGLGVSGSSNGMPPVSPLHHLDKKSGAGDTLQLNGKHPMGLDGINKKCLPDSSLQMNGGGDADDSFPLSLNKELKQEPVDELPCMNPVAGGSISQNNLMPDLNLNEQEWKELIEELNRSVPDEDMKDLFNDDFEDKKDADSSNSAAQTPLPQDINIKTEFSPAPFEQEQLGSPQVRSASSGSAFIGAPSVPVSAASTTVSSSQAMFQPSSQSMTENPNQPMMQASNHSQNIQRPVLLPGKCAGSAKEMSSAHQLQQIAAKQKRDQMLQNQQQASQVHQTNQMSTWPQSGSSHSPLGVPYTMENPTSPSVYQPDFNNQKLMMPNLGNKSSPRAGGNYHVNILGHQQNSLNQTPVNSQGSMLDYGNTKPLSHYKAECEQGVAVPGQNKTPMLAYIQQRQQPPLSHVGDDQNGMILLKPKSGNITYRLPHGQDQNPAPAVPRVPVSVSGPGVGAQAPNVSMAGNHSNSAYQQQAAVMKQHQMLMDQQKQREQQQKHLLMEQQKQQFLMEQRQQHLLAEQEKQRQEQQLQRHLTRPPPQYQDQPQNPYQQQVGQFTGSSSAMPGVSNLGQSSSGSPRMFPQSQSMIQMGAGHAAVAPLQSGSSQQERGVSQYPGMQNMQRGGLYNLAPGMTPMVAQHTAPGANGQSPMQRQGSLGQGAAVPAAYGQNTLPNSSISQQHSKGALNPTLSKPQMARVPAAMGAQNPSWQHQGIPNINNQTQANSGLGPFTANSSFHMQQTHLKMSNQQFAQGMPQVSLSTSRPMSSMNAAVSGQMLSSSLGAQPRTNPPAQQQVPSQQVLPAMNQTVPDLNAFNQNPNQQIPNRGNLHCSQGYPVRTTSQELPFAYSGQSGNNGLQNLTGDTDLIDSLLKNRTSEEWMNDLDELLGTH